A region from the Rhodamnia argentea isolate NSW1041297 chromosome 7, ASM2092103v1, whole genome shotgun sequence genome encodes:
- the LOC115742477 gene encoding pentatricopeptide repeat-containing protein At5g14820, mitochondrial-like, with the protein MRSSLRKPLYPLRLSQLRFVSPIRDLHGSVRSDFAPDPCSVDSRRRRREPDPEGRIRREQAGGASLPMSILRHSAAHHTLRLPHRQVPPFLPHPSGLADLQEEMPLTLSKAVNLAGSPYVGAFCREFCSVEDGGIDSDDGNVDGDDDSEGYGVGNEGAGAETRADRGEVDRVCKVIDELFALDRNMEAVLDECGVILSHDLVVDVLKRFRHARKPAFRFFCWAGQRPGFAHDSRTYNTMMDILGKTRQFETMVSVLEEMGTKGHLTMETFTIAIKAFAASKERKKAVGMFELMKKYKYKVGVDTINCLLDALGRAKLGKEAQALFEKLEERFTPNLSTYTVLLNGWCKVRNLMEAGRVWNEMIDKGFTPDVVAHNTMLEGLLRSKKRSDVIKLFEVMKAKGPSPNVRSYTIMVRDFCKQGKMKEAVEYFDEMVNKGHQPDAAIYTCLITGFGNQKRMDMVFELLKEMKEKGCPPVGRTYNALIKLMTSRKMPDDAVRIYNKMLQSGIEPTIHTYNMMMKSFFITRNYEMGCAVWDEMGRKGCCPDDNSYTVFIGGLISQGRSEEACRCLEEMLEKGMKAPQLDYNKFAADFSRAGKPDILAELAKKMKFSGKFEVANVFARWAEMMNKRIKRRDPVKS; encoded by the coding sequence ATGCGTAGCTCTCTGAGAAAACCCCTCTATCCGCTTCGGCTTTCGCAGCTCCGATTCGTCTCTCCGATCCGCGACCTCCATGGCTCCGTACGCAGCGACTTCGCCCCCGACCCGTGCTCTGTCGATAGCCGACGACGACGGCGGGAACCGGACCCAGAAGGACGAATTCGCCGAGAGCAAGCTGGTGGTGCTTCTCTGCCCATGTCTATTCTGCGTCATTCTGCTGCTCATCATACTCTCCGTCTTCCTCACCGTCAAGTTCCGCCTTTTCTGCCACACCCCTCTGGGCTCGCTGATTTACAAGAAGAAATGCCATTGACGCTCTCCAAGGCCGTCAATCTCGCGGGTTCGCCGTATGTAGGTGCCTTTTGTAGGGAGTTCTGTAGTGTTGAGGATGGGGGTATTGATTCCGACGACGGAAACGTCGATGGGGATGATGATAGTGAGGGATATGGCGTTGGAAATGAAGGTGCTGGGGCGGAAACTCGGGCTGATCGGGGCGAGGTGGATCGTGTATGCAAGGTGATCGACGAATTGTTCGCGCTGGATCGGAACATGGAGGCGGTGTTGGACGAGTGCGGGGTCATTTTGAGTCATGATCTAGTGGTTGACGTGCTGAAACGGTTCCGTCATGCTAGAAAACCGGCGTTCCGGTTCTTCTGCTGGGCAGGGCAGAGGCCCGGTTTTGCCCATGATTCAAGAACTTACAATACGATGATGGACATACTTGGAAAGACGAGGCAGTTTGAGACCATGGTGTCTGTGCTCGAGGAAATGGGGACCAAGGGGCACCTGACGATGGAGACGTTTACGATTGCAATAAAAGCTTTTGCTGCTTctaaagagaggaagaaggctGTTGGGATGTTTGAGCTTATGAAGAAGTATAAGTATAAAGTGGGTGTTGATACTATTAATTGTTTACTCGATGCCCTTGGTCGGGCAAAGCTTGGAAAGGAGGCACAGGCGCTTTTCGAGAAGTTGGAGGAGAGATTCACACCGAATTTGAGCACTTACACAGTTTTGCTTAATGGATGGTGCAAGGTGAGGAATTTGATGGAGGCAGGGAGAGTGTGGAACGAGATGATTGATAAAGGATTTACGCCCGATGTTGTTGCTCATAACACAATGCTTGAAGGGCTTTTGAGGAGCAAGAAGAGGTCGGATGTAATTAAGCTTTTCGAGGTCATGAAGGCCAAGGGACCATCGCCTAATGTGCGAAGTTATACTATTATGGTTAGAGACTTTTGTAAGCAAGGTAAGATGAAAGAAGCTGTTGAGTACTTTGACGAGATGGTAAATAAGGGGCATCAGCCAGATGCTGCCATCTACACATGTTTGATCACAGGGTTCGGGAACCAGAAGAGGATGGATATGGTGTTTGAATTGTTGAAGGAGATGAAGGAAAAGGGTTGTCCACCAGTTGGGAGGACCTATAACgctttaattaaattgatgacCAGTCGCAAAATGCCGGACGATGCAGTCAGGATTTATAACAAGATGCTTCAAAGTGGCATTGAGCCAACAATCCATACATATAACATGATGATGAAGTCCTTCTTCATTACAAGAAATTACGAGATGGGTTGTGCAGTTTGGGATGAAATGGGCCGAAAAGGGTGTTGCCCTGATGATAATTCTTATACTGTGTTCATCGGGGGGCTTATAAGTCAGGGAAGATCGGAAGAGGCTTGTAGATGCTTGGAGGAAATGCTAGAGAAAGGAATGAAAGCTCCTCAACTCGATTATAACAAGTTTGCAGCAGATTTCTCCAGAGCTGGGAAGCCTGATATTCTTGcggaattggctaaaaaaatgaagttttctGGCAAGTTTGAAGTTGCTAATGTCTTTGCAAGGTGGGCTGAGATGATGAATAAGAGGATCAAGAGAAGAGACCCTGTTAAAAGTTAA